A stretch of Henckelia pumila isolate YLH828 chromosome 4, ASM3356847v2, whole genome shotgun sequence DNA encodes these proteins:
- the LOC140859813 gene encoding ubiquitin domain-containing protein DSK2b-like isoform X2, with product MGESSVCVSGGEEVDVNIRCSNGTKFSVRTNLQSTVGDFKAVLAQNCDVPAEQQRLIYKGRILKDDQTLITYGLQADHTVHMVRGFASFAAPNSAASESANSTTGVTPAPSSGSTGIADAGASLFPGLDLGALGGSGVSRLFGTGLPEFEQVQQLLTQNPNMMREIINSPAIQSLMNNPEIMRSLIMSNPQMREIIDRNPELAHILNDPGVLRQTLEAARNPELMREMMRNTDRAMSNIESSPEGFNMLRRMYENVQEPFLNAATMGAGTGTGADVGSNPFAALLRNQDATQTREGSNAANTGPEMASGTTVPNSNPLPNPWSNSGSSQANNAARTNPTDDVRLPSIPGLGGLSVPELGRTGMPDSSAFSRLLQNPAMTQMMQSFLSNPQYMDQILSLNPQLRAVLDMNPQLREMMQNPEMVRELTSPETMQSIFLPANDGFAATTLST from the exons ATGGGCGAGTCGAGCGTCTGCGTCAGCGGAGGTGAAGAGGTCGATGTTAACATTCGATGCTCCAACGGCACTAAGTTTTCGGTGCGAACCAATCTACAGTCCACGGTGGGGGATTTCAAAGCTGTATTGGCGCAGAACTGCGACGTGCCAGCTGAACAGCAGCGTTTGATTTACAAAGGTCGGATCTTGAAAGACGACCAAACCCTCATCACATACG GTTTGCAGGCAGATCACACAGTTCATATGGTACGTGGTTTTGCATCGTTTGCGGCACCAAACTCTGCTGCTTCTGAGAGCGCCAACAGTACTACTGGTGTGACGCCTGCTCCCAGTAGTGGGAGCACTGGGATTGCTGATGCAGGTGCTTCGTTATTCCCTGGGCTTGATCTTGGGGCACTTGGTGGCTCTGGGGTGTCTAGGTTATTTGGAACTGGACTTCCCGAGTTTGAACAGGTGCAGCAACTACTTACTCAAAACCCTAACATGATGAGAGAGATAATTAACTCCCCTGCGATTCAAAGCCTGATGAACAACCCTGAGATAATGCGCAGCTTAATAATGAGTAACCCTCAAATGCGTGAGATCATTGACCGGAATCCTGAACTTGCCCATATTCTGAACGATCCCGGAGTCCTTAGACAAACCCTGGAAGCAGCCCGGAATCCTGAATTGATGCGTGAGATGATGCGGAACACTGACAGGGCCATGAGTAACATTGAATCTTCTCCCGAGGGATTTAATATGCTTAGACGCATGTATGAGAATGTCCAAGAACCCTTTTTGAATGCAGCAACAATGGGCGCTGGCACTGGCACTGGCGCGGATGTGGGATCAAACCCATTTGCTGCCCTCTTACGGAATCAGGATGCCACTCAAACCAGAGAAGGATCTAATGCTGCAAACACGGGACCTGAAATGGCCTCAGGAACCACGGTCCCGAATTCAAATCCACTTCCCAACCCGTGGAGTAACTCCG GAAGTTCTCAGGCGAATAATGCTGCAAGAACTAATCCAACTGATGATGTGAGACTACCATCAATCCCTGGGTTAGGAGGGCTCAGTGTTCCTGAATTGGGGCGAACGGGCATGCCGGATTCCTCAGCATTCAGTCGGTTATTGCAGAATCCAGCCATGACACAGATGATGCAAAGTTTTCTTTCTAATCCTCAATACATGGATCAA ATCCTGAGCTTAAATCCTCAACTTCGTGCTGTACTTGATATGAACCCTCAGTTAAGAGAAATGATGCAAAACCCTGAAATGGTCCGCGAATTGACGTCGCCTGAAACGATGCAG TCAATTTTTTTGCCAGCAAATGATGGGTTTGCAGCAACAACTCTCTCAACTTAG
- the LOC140859813 gene encoding ubiquitin domain-containing protein DSK2b-like isoform X1, with amino-acid sequence MGESSVCVSGGEEVDVNIRCSNGTKFSVRTNLQSTVGDFKAVLAQNCDVPAEQQRLIYKGRILKDDQTLITYGLQADHTVHMVRGFASFAAPNSAASESANSTTGVTPAPSSGSTGIADAGASLFPGLDLGALGGSGVSRLFGTGLPEFEQVQQLLTQNPNMMREIINSPAIQSLMNNPEIMRSLIMSNPQMREIIDRNPELAHILNDPGVLRQTLEAARNPELMREMMRNTDRAMSNIESSPEGFNMLRRMYENVQEPFLNAATMGAGTGTGADVGSNPFAALLRNQDATQTREGSNAANTGPEMASGTTVPNSNPLPNPWSNSGSSQANNAARTNPTDDVRLPSIPGLGGLSVPELGRTGMPDSSAFSRLLQNPAMTQMMQSFLSNPQYMDQILSLNPQLRAVLDMNPQLREMMQNPEMVRELTSPETMQQMMGLQQQLSQLSRQQPTPGGVQTGQGRGNENNMGLDMLMNMFGGLGAGSLTASNAPDVPAEVLYSTQLSQLQEMGFFDTDENIRALRATSGNVHAAVERLLGNPGQ; translated from the exons ATGGGCGAGTCGAGCGTCTGCGTCAGCGGAGGTGAAGAGGTCGATGTTAACATTCGATGCTCCAACGGCACTAAGTTTTCGGTGCGAACCAATCTACAGTCCACGGTGGGGGATTTCAAAGCTGTATTGGCGCAGAACTGCGACGTGCCAGCTGAACAGCAGCGTTTGATTTACAAAGGTCGGATCTTGAAAGACGACCAAACCCTCATCACATACG GTTTGCAGGCAGATCACACAGTTCATATGGTACGTGGTTTTGCATCGTTTGCGGCACCAAACTCTGCTGCTTCTGAGAGCGCCAACAGTACTACTGGTGTGACGCCTGCTCCCAGTAGTGGGAGCACTGGGATTGCTGATGCAGGTGCTTCGTTATTCCCTGGGCTTGATCTTGGGGCACTTGGTGGCTCTGGGGTGTCTAGGTTATTTGGAACTGGACTTCCCGAGTTTGAACAGGTGCAGCAACTACTTACTCAAAACCCTAACATGATGAGAGAGATAATTAACTCCCCTGCGATTCAAAGCCTGATGAACAACCCTGAGATAATGCGCAGCTTAATAATGAGTAACCCTCAAATGCGTGAGATCATTGACCGGAATCCTGAACTTGCCCATATTCTGAACGATCCCGGAGTCCTTAGACAAACCCTGGAAGCAGCCCGGAATCCTGAATTGATGCGTGAGATGATGCGGAACACTGACAGGGCCATGAGTAACATTGAATCTTCTCCCGAGGGATTTAATATGCTTAGACGCATGTATGAGAATGTCCAAGAACCCTTTTTGAATGCAGCAACAATGGGCGCTGGCACTGGCACTGGCGCGGATGTGGGATCAAACCCATTTGCTGCCCTCTTACGGAATCAGGATGCCACTCAAACCAGAGAAGGATCTAATGCTGCAAACACGGGACCTGAAATGGCCTCAGGAACCACGGTCCCGAATTCAAATCCACTTCCCAACCCGTGGAGTAACTCCG GAAGTTCTCAGGCGAATAATGCTGCAAGAACTAATCCAACTGATGATGTGAGACTACCATCAATCCCTGGGTTAGGAGGGCTCAGTGTTCCTGAATTGGGGCGAACGGGCATGCCGGATTCCTCAGCATTCAGTCGGTTATTGCAGAATCCAGCCATGACACAGATGATGCAAAGTTTTCTTTCTAATCCTCAATACATGGATCAA ATCCTGAGCTTAAATCCTCAACTTCGTGCTGTACTTGATATGAACCCTCAGTTAAGAGAAATGATGCAAAACCCTGAAATGGTCCGCGAATTGACGTCGCCTGAAACGATGCAG CAAATGATGGGTTTGCAGCAACAACTCTCTCAACTTAGTCGGCAACAACCAACCCC GGGAGGTGTTCAGACTGGCCAGGGTAGAG GCAATGAAAATAATATGGGTTTAGACATGCTGATGAATATGTTTGGTGGTCTGGGAGCTGGTAGTTTGACTGCTTCAAATGCGCCTGATG TGCCCGCGGAGGTACTTTATTCAACACAGCTGTCACAGCTGCAGGAGATGGGTTTTTTTGACACTGATGAGAATATTAGAGCACTGCGCGCTACATCGGGGAATGTTCACGCGGCCGTGGAACGACTCTTGGGGAATCCTGGTCAATAG
- the LOC140859813 gene encoding ubiquitin domain-containing protein DSK2b-like isoform X3, with protein sequence MGESSVCVSGGEEVDVNIRCSNGTKFSVRTNLQSTVGDFKAVLAQNCDVPAEQQRLIYKGRILKDDQTLITYGLQADHTVHMVRGFASFAAPNSAASESANSTTGVTPAPSSGSTGIADAGASLFPGLDLGALGGSGVSRLFGTGLPEFEQVQQLLTQNPNMMREIINSPAIQSLMNNPEIMRSLIMSNPQMREIIDRNPELAHILNDPGVLRQTLEAARNPELMREMMRNTDRAMSNIESSPEGFNMLRRMYENVQEPFLNAATMGAGTGTGADVGSNPFAALLRNQDATQTREGSNAANTGPEMASGTTVPNSNPLPNPWSNSGSSQANNAARTNPTDDVRLPSIPGLGGLSVPELGRTGMPDSSAFSRLLQNPAMTQMMQSFLSNPQYMDQILSLNPQLRAVLDMNPQLREMMQNPEMVRELTSPETMQVYDKLLKCYFIFVEHS encoded by the exons ATGGGCGAGTCGAGCGTCTGCGTCAGCGGAGGTGAAGAGGTCGATGTTAACATTCGATGCTCCAACGGCACTAAGTTTTCGGTGCGAACCAATCTACAGTCCACGGTGGGGGATTTCAAAGCTGTATTGGCGCAGAACTGCGACGTGCCAGCTGAACAGCAGCGTTTGATTTACAAAGGTCGGATCTTGAAAGACGACCAAACCCTCATCACATACG GTTTGCAGGCAGATCACACAGTTCATATGGTACGTGGTTTTGCATCGTTTGCGGCACCAAACTCTGCTGCTTCTGAGAGCGCCAACAGTACTACTGGTGTGACGCCTGCTCCCAGTAGTGGGAGCACTGGGATTGCTGATGCAGGTGCTTCGTTATTCCCTGGGCTTGATCTTGGGGCACTTGGTGGCTCTGGGGTGTCTAGGTTATTTGGAACTGGACTTCCCGAGTTTGAACAGGTGCAGCAACTACTTACTCAAAACCCTAACATGATGAGAGAGATAATTAACTCCCCTGCGATTCAAAGCCTGATGAACAACCCTGAGATAATGCGCAGCTTAATAATGAGTAACCCTCAAATGCGTGAGATCATTGACCGGAATCCTGAACTTGCCCATATTCTGAACGATCCCGGAGTCCTTAGACAAACCCTGGAAGCAGCCCGGAATCCTGAATTGATGCGTGAGATGATGCGGAACACTGACAGGGCCATGAGTAACATTGAATCTTCTCCCGAGGGATTTAATATGCTTAGACGCATGTATGAGAATGTCCAAGAACCCTTTTTGAATGCAGCAACAATGGGCGCTGGCACTGGCACTGGCGCGGATGTGGGATCAAACCCATTTGCTGCCCTCTTACGGAATCAGGATGCCACTCAAACCAGAGAAGGATCTAATGCTGCAAACACGGGACCTGAAATGGCCTCAGGAACCACGGTCCCGAATTCAAATCCACTTCCCAACCCGTGGAGTAACTCCG GAAGTTCTCAGGCGAATAATGCTGCAAGAACTAATCCAACTGATGATGTGAGACTACCATCAATCCCTGGGTTAGGAGGGCTCAGTGTTCCTGAATTGGGGCGAACGGGCATGCCGGATTCCTCAGCATTCAGTCGGTTATTGCAGAATCCAGCCATGACACAGATGATGCAAAGTTTTCTTTCTAATCCTCAATACATGGATCAA ATCCTGAGCTTAAATCCTCAACTTCGTGCTGTACTTGATATGAACCCTCAGTTAAGAGAAATGATGCAAAACCCTGAAATGGTCCGCGAATTGACGTCGCCTGAAACGATGCAG GTGTATGATAAATTACTGAAGTGTTACTTCATTTTTGTAGAACATTCGTGA